From Longimicrobiaceae bacterium:
GCCGAGCGGATCTCGCACGTCTCCACCGGCGGGGGCGCCTCGCTGGAGTTCCTGGAGGGGAAGACGCTCCCGGGCGTGGCGGCGCTCTCGGACCGGGAGGGCGCATGACGGCGCTGCGCAGGCCCGTCCTGGCGGGCAACTGGAAGATGCACAAGGGGCCGACGGAGACGCGCGCCTTCTTCGAGGCCTTCCTCGCGGCGTACGAGGCGCGGGAGGACCGCACCGTCGTCTTCTTCCCCCCGGCGATCTCGGTGGAGGCGGCGCGGCAGGCGGTCGCGGGGCGCGGGGACGTGGCCCTGGGGGTGCAGGACGTGTACTGGGAGCGGCAGGGCGCGTTCACCGGGCAGGTCTCGGCGCCCATGGCGGCGGACGCGGGGGCGGAGTTCATCCTGGTGGGGCACAGCGAGCGGCGCCACGTGTTCGGGGAGACGGGCGAGGACACCGCGCGCAAGGTGCGGGCGGCCCTGGACGCGGGGCTCCGGCCGGTGCTCTGCGTGGGCGAGACGATCGAGGAGCGGCGCGCCGGGCGTGCGGAGGCGACTGTGCGGGAGCAGCTGGACGCGGTGCTCCCGGGGCTCTCCGCGGGGGACGCGGCTTCGCTCCTGGTGGCGTACGAGCCGGTGTGGGCCATCGGCACCGGGGAGACGGCGACGCCGCAGGACGCTTCCTCCATGCACGCCGAGGTGCGGGCGCGGCTCCGGGAGGCGTTCGGCGGCGAGGCGGCCGCCGCGGTGCCCATCCTGTACGGCGGGAGCGTGAAGCCGGAGAACGCGCGGGAGCTGCTGTCCGCGCCGGAGGTGGACGGGGTGCTGGTGGGCGGCGCGAGCCTGGATCCCGCCGGCTTCGCGGCCGTCTGCACGGCGACGCCTTGACAGGGCGGCGGCGAGCCATAGCTTTCTCGGGTTCCTGACGATTCACCTGCAACTGCGTGCACCCGTGTACTACTTCCTCCTGGGCCTGCTGATCCTGGACGCCCTCCTGCTGATCCCGGTCATCCTCCTGCAGGCCGGGAAGGGCGGAGGCCTGGCGGCCATGGGCGGCGGCGCCGGAACCGACACGCTGTTCGGCGGCCGGCAGGCGGCCACGCTGCTGACCAGGACCACCTGGTGGGGCGGGGGGGTC
This genomic window contains:
- the tpiA gene encoding triose-phosphate isomerase translates to MTALRRPVLAGNWKMHKGPTETRAFFEAFLAAYEAREDRTVVFFPPAISVEAARQAVAGRGDVALGVQDVYWERQGAFTGQVSAPMAADAGAEFILVGHSERRHVFGETGEDTARKVRAALDAGLRPVLCVGETIEERRAGRAEATVREQLDAVLPGLSAGDAASLLVAYEPVWAIGTGETATPQDASSMHAEVRARLREAFGGEAAAAVPILYGGSVKPENARELLSAPEVDGVLVGGASLDPAGFAAVCTATP